The Oncorhynchus mykiss isolate Arlee chromosome 30, USDA_OmykA_1.1, whole genome shotgun sequence genome includes a window with the following:
- the LOC110521843 gene encoding retinal rod rhodopsin-sensitive cGMP 3',5'-cyclic phosphodiesterase subunit delta, which produces MSDSDIMSSTEDRAKEILKGFKLNWMNLRDAETGKVLWQGTEDLSLPGVEHEARVPKKILKCKAVSRELNFSSSEKLEKFHLEQKVFFKGQCLEEWFFEFGFVIPNSTNTWQSLIEAAPESQMMPANVLTGNVVIETKFFDDDLHVSTSRVRLFYV; this is translated from the exons atgtcCGACTCCGACATAATGTCTTCAACTGAAGACAGAGCCAAGGAGATTTTGAAGGGTTTTAAACT AAACTGGATGAACCTGCGTGATGCTGAGACTGGGAAGGTGCTGTGGCAGGGAACAGAGGACCTGTCGCTTCCTGGGGTTGAACATGAAG CTCGAGTCCCCAAGAAAATACTAAAGTGCAAAGCTGTGTCCAGAGAGCTAAATTTCTCTTCATCAGAAAAACTGGAAAAGTTCCATCTTGAACAGAAGGTTTTCTTCAAAGGCCAATGCTTAGAAG AATGGTTCTTTGAGTTTGGCTTTGTGATTCCCAACTCCACAAACACATGGCAGTCTTTGATAGAGGCAGCGCCAGAGTCTCAGATGATGCCCGCAAATGTTTTAAC TGGGAATGTTGTTATAGAGACCAAGTTCTTTGATGACGACCTTCACGTCAGCACCTCCCGGGTACGACTTTTCTACGTCTGA
- the LOC110521844 gene encoding prohibitin-2: MANKEPNRFLTNLRDLASRMSGAGGKGAGIGLKLLIGAGALAYGVKEATFTVDGGQRAIIFNRIGGMQMDTVLAEGLHFRVPWIQYPIIYDIRARPRKIASLTGSKDLQMINIGLRVLSRPVAANLPAMYQQLGKDYDERVLPSIVNEVLKSVVAKFNASQLITQRAQVSLLIRRELFERAKDFNIILDDVAITELSFSREYTAAVEAKQVAQQEAQRAQFYVEKAKQDQRHKIIQAEGEAEAAKMLGQAVTKNPGYLKLRRIRAAQAIAKTVATSQNKVYLSADNLVLNLQDDSFNNLSLGKK, encoded by the exons ATGGCAAATAAAGAGCCGAAC CGGTTCCTGACAAACCTGAGGGACCTGGCCAGTCGTATGTCTGGCGCGGGGGGCAAGGGAGCAGGAATAGGCCTCAAGCTGCTCATTGGGGCTGGAGCTCTGGCCTATGGGGTCAAAGAAGCTACATTCACAG TGGATGGAGGTCAGAGAGCAATCATCTTCAACAGAATTGGGGGCATGCAGATGGACACAGTGCTGGCTGAAGGACTGCACTTCAG GGTACCATGGATCCAGTACCCCATAATCTATGACATCAGAGCCAGGCCCAGGAAGATTGCTTCACTAACTGGAAGCAAAG ATCTGCAGATGATTAACATTGGACTGCGTGTGCTGTCCCGTCCTGTGGCCGCCAACCTGCCTGCCATGTACCAGCAGCTGGGGAAGGACTATGATGAGAGAGTACTACCCTCCATCGTCAACGAGGTGCTGAAGAGCGTGGTGGCCAAGTTCAATGCCTCGCAGCTCATCACTCAGAGAGCACAG GTGTCATTGTTGATTCGCCGAGAGCTGTTTGAGAGAGCCAAAGACTTCAACATTATCCTGGATGACGTAGCCATCACAGAGCTGAGCTTCAGCAGAGAGTACACAGCTGCCGTAGAGGCCAAACAAGTTG CCCAGCAGGAGGCACAGAGAGCCCAGTTCTACGTGGAGAAAGCCAAACAAGACCAGAGACACAAGATTATCCAGgcggagggagaggcagaggctgCCAAGATG TTGGGACAAGCAGTGACTAAGAATCCTGGATACCTGAAACTTCGACGAATTAGAGCTGCCCAGGCTATTGCTAAGACG GTGGCAACGTCCCAGAACAAAGTGTACCTTTCCGCAGACAACCTGGTCCTTAACCTTCAGGATGACTCTTTTAACAA TCTATCACTGGGAAAGAAGTAG